In the genome of Conger conger chromosome 8, fConCon1.1, whole genome shotgun sequence, one region contains:
- the LOC133135376 gene encoding rab-3A-interacting protein-like isoform X1 — protein sequence MNDDSKAMASEPLEGFHEVNLASPTTPDLHGLAEAHPPKRSAVTSALYRAPSLNNALRADQLPTQPVYSTPKHLDQPHNGSVPGLEVHLSACGSASSGCPARLGAECCKGGALSGVEGEEPICLGTDALSRLRSPSVTEVREKGFERLKEELAKAQRELELKDEECEKLSRVRDQLGQELEELTASLFEEAHRMVREANTKQATAEKQLNEALGKIDVLQAEVAALKKLVLSTSPTSPSRDPPLGPKAPFKKSHARNKSTSSTAAGGPQELSITQPLGRDCKEVDPLLLSEFKAWREDPTLERSCSFLERIYREDIYPCLTFFKSELGSAILEAVERNTLSVEPVGFQQLPVVRASAMECGGPKKCALSGQSKTCKHRIKLGDSSSYYYVSPFCRFRITSVCNFFTYIRYIHQGLVKQQDAEQMFWEVMQLRKEMSFAKLGYYKEEL from the exons ATGAATGATGACTCCAAGGCTATGGCCAGCGAACCGCTCGAAGGCTTCCACGAAGTGAACTTGGCTTCACCCACGACCCCTGACCTCCATGGCCTGGCGGAGGCCCACCCGCCGAAGCGCAGCGCCGTGACCAGCGCCCTGTACCGCGCGCCCTCCCTGAACAACGCGCTCCGGGCCGACCAGCTGCCCACCCAGCCCGTGTACTCCACCCCCAAGCACCTGGACCAGCCCCACAATGGCAG CGTCCCCGGGTTGGAGGTCCACCTCTCAGCCTGTGGCTCCGCCTCCTCGGGATGCCCCGCCCGCCTGGGGGCGGAGTGCTGTAAAGGCGGGGCCCTGAGCGgcgtggagggggaggagcctaTCTGCCTGGGCACCGACGCCCTGTCCCGTCTGCGGAGCCCCTCGGTGACGGAGGTGAGAGAGAAGGGGTTCGAGAGGCTGAAGGAGGAGCTGGCCAAAGCTCAGAGG GAGCTTGAGTTAAAAGACGAGGAGTGTGAAAAGCTCTCTCGCGTCAGGGACCAGCTCGGGCAGGAACTGGAGGAGCTCACGGCGAGTCTGTTCGAG GAGGCTCACCGGATGGTACGGGAGGCCAACACCAAGCAGGCCACCGCTGAGAAGCAGCTGAACGAGGCCCTgggaaag ATCGACGTGCTGCAGGCAGAGGTGGCGGCTCTGAAGAAGCTGGttctctccacctcccccacCTCGCCCAGCCGGGACCCCCCACTGGGGCCCAAGGCCCCCTTTAAGAAGAGCCATGCCCGCAACAAGAGCACCAGCAGCACCGCGGCGGGGGGCCCACAGGAGCTCAGCATCACCCAGCCCCTGGGCCGAGACTGCAAAGAG gtGGACCCACTGCTGCTCAGTGAGTTTAAAGCCTGGAGGGAGGACCCAAcactggagaggagctgctCTTTCCTGGAGAGAATCTACAGAGAGGATATCTACCCCTGCCTCACCTTCTTCAAGAGCgag CTGGGGTCGGCCATCTTGGAGGCGGTGGAGAGGAACACTCTGAGCGTGGAGCCGGTGGGGTTCCAGCAGCTGCCCGTGGTCCGGGCCTCGGCCATGGAGTGTGGGGGACCCAA GAAGTGTGCGCTCAGTGGCCAGAGCAAGACGTGTAAGCACAGGATCAAGCTGGGCGACTCCAGCAGCTACTACTACGTGTCTCCCTTCTGCCGCTTCCGG ATAACTTCAGTCTGCAACTTCTTTACCTACATCCGCTACATTCACCAAGGGCTGGTCAAGCAGCAGGATG CGGAGCAGATGTTTTGGGAGGTCATGCAGCTACGGAAGGAGATGTCCTTTGCCAAGCTGGGGTACTACAAGGAGGAGCTGTGA
- the LOC133135376 gene encoding rab-3A-interacting protein-like isoform X2: MNDDSKAMASEPLEGFHEVNLASPTTPDLHGLAEAHPPKRSAVTSALYRAPSLNNALRADQLPTQPVYSTPKHLDQPHNGSVPGLEVHLSACGSASSGCPARLGAECCKGGALSGVEGEEPICLGTDALSRLRSPSVTEVREKGFERLKEELAKAQREAHRMVREANTKQATAEKQLNEALGKIDVLQAEVAALKKLVLSTSPTSPSRDPPLGPKAPFKKSHARNKSTSSTAAGGPQELSITQPLGRDCKEVDPLLLSEFKAWREDPTLERSCSFLERIYREDIYPCLTFFKSELGSAILEAVERNTLSVEPVGFQQLPVVRASAMECGGPKKCALSGQSKTCKHRIKLGDSSSYYYVSPFCRFRITSVCNFFTYIRYIHQGLVKQQDAEQMFWEVMQLRKEMSFAKLGYYKEEL, translated from the exons ATGAATGATGACTCCAAGGCTATGGCCAGCGAACCGCTCGAAGGCTTCCACGAAGTGAACTTGGCTTCACCCACGACCCCTGACCTCCATGGCCTGGCGGAGGCCCACCCGCCGAAGCGCAGCGCCGTGACCAGCGCCCTGTACCGCGCGCCCTCCCTGAACAACGCGCTCCGGGCCGACCAGCTGCCCACCCAGCCCGTGTACTCCACCCCCAAGCACCTGGACCAGCCCCACAATGGCAG CGTCCCCGGGTTGGAGGTCCACCTCTCAGCCTGTGGCTCCGCCTCCTCGGGATGCCCCGCCCGCCTGGGGGCGGAGTGCTGTAAAGGCGGGGCCCTGAGCGgcgtggagggggaggagcctaTCTGCCTGGGCACCGACGCCCTGTCCCGTCTGCGGAGCCCCTCGGTGACGGAGGTGAGAGAGAAGGGGTTCGAGAGGCTGAAGGAGGAGCTGGCCAAAGCTCAGAGG GAGGCTCACCGGATGGTACGGGAGGCCAACACCAAGCAGGCCACCGCTGAGAAGCAGCTGAACGAGGCCCTgggaaag ATCGACGTGCTGCAGGCAGAGGTGGCGGCTCTGAAGAAGCTGGttctctccacctcccccacCTCGCCCAGCCGGGACCCCCCACTGGGGCCCAAGGCCCCCTTTAAGAAGAGCCATGCCCGCAACAAGAGCACCAGCAGCACCGCGGCGGGGGGCCCACAGGAGCTCAGCATCACCCAGCCCCTGGGCCGAGACTGCAAAGAG gtGGACCCACTGCTGCTCAGTGAGTTTAAAGCCTGGAGGGAGGACCCAAcactggagaggagctgctCTTTCCTGGAGAGAATCTACAGAGAGGATATCTACCCCTGCCTCACCTTCTTCAAGAGCgag CTGGGGTCGGCCATCTTGGAGGCGGTGGAGAGGAACACTCTGAGCGTGGAGCCGGTGGGGTTCCAGCAGCTGCCCGTGGTCCGGGCCTCGGCCATGGAGTGTGGGGGACCCAA GAAGTGTGCGCTCAGTGGCCAGAGCAAGACGTGTAAGCACAGGATCAAGCTGGGCGACTCCAGCAGCTACTACTACGTGTCTCCCTTCTGCCGCTTCCGG ATAACTTCAGTCTGCAACTTCTTTACCTACATCCGCTACATTCACCAAGGGCTGGTCAAGCAGCAGGATG CGGAGCAGATGTTTTGGGAGGTCATGCAGCTACGGAAGGAGATGTCCTTTGCCAAGCTGGGGTACTACAAGGAGGAGCTGTGA